Sequence from the Zeugodacus cucurbitae isolate PBARC_wt_2022May chromosome 5, idZeuCucr1.2, whole genome shotgun sequence genome:
ATGCAGCTTCAGATACCAGCTTACTGTTACGTGTGTTACACAGTTTACAGCGATAAACTAACTCAACCTTGCGCTCCATGCATCGCAAACGTTTTAAGGTAGTTGGCGAAATCGAGCCGGATGAATGTGCGGCTGTTTCGCCAAACTTTTTACCATTAAAAGTAGTTGCATCGAGAATCGATTTAGGTATTTTCAACGGTTGACGTGATCCTTTATCGACACCTTCATCGAAGTCTGCAATTGGTGCAACCGCAGGTGCACCATCAACTGGTTGTGCAATATTAAAGAGGACATTCTGGCCATGTTGCCTTACACTATTTAGTGTCCTCGAGCTGAAGAGGTTACGCAACGCGTTCATTTCACAAGCTCATCACGACGTATTTATTTAtacgcaataaaattaaaaaatacgtaAACACTAGAACTATCTACAACGGatattctttatatatgtatgtatgtatatgtaaattagaTTTTGTTAGTATTGCTATTCTTGGATATGTTTATGAAGAAGATTGCTTCACTTCTAAATTCCGACACAAACTTGCTCCACGCAATCTTTGGATAGCGGTAGCGCCAAAGAAAATTTATCAGCTGTTTACAAAAGTTTCGTTAAGTCTGATAAGGAAAATTACCGAAGAAACAGTGTTGTCAAAATAAAGTTACGCATGGTttggtaaaaataaaatgttttaaatataccAGGAAATTcagataaaattattataaaatttaaaataaaattatataaaaattagttataaaaTTTGTCTATGGCAAATAATTATAGATTTCTTTCCCATATAAATTTAGATGtatatataagtttatatatatacttatgcaaCAAATATGCTAAAGGAGCCTAATTGGAAACCAGatccacaaatattttcttatatgacTACTTAAATAGTAAGAACTCTTGTTTGAACGATACAATACAATAGAagtctgaaaaaaaaacaaagaaatcaaTTTATTATTGTCTGCATTCTTGTCGTAAAATTTTGCAACCCGGCGTATTTCAATAGGAAcgacagttgaacttctctaactcgaatcaccacaatACTTCgtgttatggaaggtaatttgtatgaaattttaccaaATTTGGTCAATAGTGTccattcaagagttcaagttatggaagttcaactgtattttcaatgtaataaatatattactaaatttatcagtttgatattaattaaaatgcataaatGTATTCTTCTAAGTTAAACTTTATTTAAGATATATATAATtcgtaaaatatgtattattattacaacTTTGCGAACGATTAACTGCATTTACAAAATGTGAAAGCGTAGCAGTTTCacgtttttatacattttatatatattagagtattattttatttaaaataatatgtcatactaagaaataaatatgtagataataaaaaaacgaataaccTTTTATTAAGCATCACGAATTGTTTGCGCAAAGTAATGATGTTTTATAAAACATCATCATATCATTTTGCATTACTTTCTAAGtgattgttttaaattaaaagcaatatgctaaaagctatttttaaattttcatttttaaaaaattaacacttATTGCAGCTAACCGAATTCATCATCCAAACGACAAATCCCTAGCCCTGACCATTACTTGATCCTAATTCAGGTATTGAGAAAACAAAAGACAAACAGCCGAAACGTATTAGAGTGCCATGTGTAAGTATGGCCGTTCCTTCCCAAGCACCGGCAAGCATAGGAGGCTCTTGAACGAAAGTACATTTACATTCAGGTTTCATTGGTGGTGCCATTCTGTAACAGACaatatataacaattttatatataaacttattttGTTGTCTACCTTGAATTTCTGTCTACTATATAATGTTGTCGTTGTATACCACGACGTTTGTCTAAAATCTCTTGAACACGTTTCTGTAACTCGATGTCCtcgtttttaagttttttagcCGGCGTTGGTCCATAATCAGTAAAATCGCATGAATAAAGTTGTCCATTAACTTCGGTGCCGTGCTCCGAGTAGTTGATGAGCTCAAAGGTTTTCGTAAAATCGTCGTAGAAAATAGTTGCATGTTTAGGCGAAATCCGACAACAGTATCCAATAATGGAAAGATTTACATCAACAGATGTTTGGCCAGATCCGATGTGCATATTGCGATAACGCATAAAAAATGACGAATGTAGCTCAACATTACTAAACCAACGATTATCTTCCAAAATGTCGCCCAGTGGCGTTAGTACAGCGCGAGCACGTACTTTACATCTCAATAATTTCAGCTCAAGACGTGTTGCTATTTCGTAAGCTTTCTCGCCATCGGTACGAATGCGTGGTTTGTATTTCTGTTCTTcttcatcagcagcaacaatagcagcagcagtggCTAATGCCGGATGTAATTGTGGCAAGTCGTTATCACTATCAGTTTGATGTTGGGCCAATATGGAGGACGTCTCACCAGTAAACATTATGGATAAACGCCTTACATCTTCTGGCGAGAGTATTTGTGATGGTAATACTTGTGGTGGATCGATTTGTGAAAGCTCACGTATTCTTTTGGCGGCAGTACGATTTTGATATTGCACTACAATTTCTGGGTGTTCCTGCACCAATTGTTGCACACGTTGAAATGCTAACTTCTTTATTAAATCAACATCTAGATAACGAAGTTCTGCATCTATATCAGCAATATATTTAGTTTCATCGTCAGTTTCTTCTTCATCTTCACTTTTGATTTTATCcacttcttgttgttgctgcgtttGATTCTCAGTGAATTTTTCAGTATCATTGTCGATTTTAACTTCCTCTTCGCTTTTGATTTGTACATCAGTTAAACTGTTTTTAGTACACTCTCCACGTTTACTACGTTTCTTATTacttttaaacttatttattttgtcgTCCTCTTCTACCTTCCCTTTGTCTGTAATGTCATTGTCGGTTTTGGTCTCTACATCTTGATCTTTTTTATCCTCGTTTTCTGTTACAGTATTGTCTTCTTCTTCGCTGCTACTCAAGTCAGCTACTTGTCCCAATTCCTTCTGTATTTCGCGAAATTTAGCTTTGGCACTTTGGAGAGCTTCCAAGTCTTTGAAAACTGATTCAGCTACGGTTTCTTTTGATATTATTTCAGGCGAGCTAGGAAGACATTTGCGTCGTTTTACTATATCATAGCGTAAAGTTTCACGTAATGACGGTAAAAGAGGAGGAGGATTTTCGTAGTGATACTTAACCATTGGCGGAATTTCAATTGTTTCACGTGCTTTTATTGGCACTTTAATTCGAAAGGGTGGATTACGCATGTGTACGCGTCTGAAAAATTCCATTTTCACTGATTCATGATCAAAAGGTTGAGCAAACTTATCCCACAAACGAATGCGTTCTGTTGCTGAAATGCTGTTTACTAGATGATTAtcctaaagaaaaaaatatttattatatttcactcaatttaattttgaaatttattaacttACAATGAAGTTTTCCACATGGTTCGGACACATCCATAAACCCGTTGGTAAAGCTGTCATAGGAGGATTTAGGCAATCTTGATGAAAATATAATGGGCAATAGTCACAGGCTACCAGTGGAGCTTTCTTACAAGATTTTCGAcaataaaaacatgttttagCTGGCAATGGCACCATACCCTGAGAGTCTAGCTCATATGGTTTGGAATTTCTTCGTATATTGCTTGGTTTTTTATTCCCATTTCCATTCTTGCGTATAGgttcaactaaaataaaattaaagttttattttatttggtaaattaaTTAGTTATACTAACCTTTATCATTGCCAGGAAATTGAGAGTGTATTTCCAACTCACGCGGCAACTCGAATTGTTTCGGATTTAATATGCTAGCAGCTTTTATCAGCTCATCAAGTGGAGTAGGTTTTTTGTTTGGGTCCAATGCTCTTTGTATACCTACTGGcaattttgacaaatatttttcagtattgCTTAGATCGCTGCAAAAAGATGCACGACTACTACTACGTTTCCGTAAATTACGAAATTTAAATGGTGTCGCTTCGGCATCAATTGATGGTGTACTTGGCCGCGAGCTGTCTGTACGTGAGGCAGTTACGGCACCTGCAGCATTGCGCTCAACAGAACTTGATTTAGATGATGATGTAGGCTTAAGGGTCATGCGGCAGTTATGACAAAGCCATTGTCCACTTGGTATATCTTCTTCTGTTAGCGGTGGGTCGCTAATAAGAACGAACGGATCTTGTATTattcaattatacatacataaataaacacgtgTACTTACTGGCACTGCAAATGGAAACTGGATGGACAACGGTCACAACAAAGTAGATCTCCACCTTCCTCGCAAGCATCACAAAGATCATGATTGTGTCCTCGCCCTGGTCGTTTGTAATATGGATGTTTAGTATTCACTGGACGTagtgttattttttcttcttcagaTGGAGGTGGTTTAATGAGGATTTTAATTTGCtatttgaacaaaattaaaacacgTATTATATAAACGGTAAGGGTATTTTAAGCACTATTATTTTCTCATGGTTAACACcccataatatataaattttgtgttacaaAATTTATTGAGGATTGCGATGGATCAAAAACTTTCACCAAATTTATCTGTAAATAGTGATATTGTAAATACCTCCATTATGGGCAAATTTGGATCCACTTCCACTTTCGACATATTTGATTTGGTTGTGTTTTTTAAAGTTCACAAAAAATCTTCTCAATccaatgtaatatataaattattccaaAGGACTTTTAGCTGCAgtcagagaacgttaaatattcGTTCTCTGCATTTGTTCAATTCGATGCTGAGGAAGGTGTTCAGTGATTTCTCCAACACTTTATTTAGGATTGCATTTgcgagtatttttgaaaattcaacatttgatattttaatattataatattataagtcCTATTCAATATATGACAAATTATCATACTGTTATTACatctaaaataaaacaacacatttaaaataaaaaataaatttcattcataagATAATATTAACACTGACAATTAAAAGTAAGTTTCCAGATTTTTCtctaaaagttttttttcagaTTAAAAGTATCAATGAGTGCAATAAATAAACTCATagcattaattttcaatattattcgaataataataatagatctATTATCTTTACAGTCAAATAGAAATACATTACTTgtcaatgattttttatttatgttaattaataattaacagtGGCAACACTTCATTTGAGTCAACAACATaaatagaacaaaaacaaatcaactAATCGAaaggcaaaataaatttatagtcGCACAATTAATTTAGATCGGAATTTCATAGAAACTTTGTATTTTAAATCGGTAAAAATATGCTTTCGTTTTTCtccaagaaaagacaagacacagATTCTAGTGCAGAAGAAGCAATTCAAGGACCTACAGATTCTACACAAGCAAATGAAGGTGGAgatgatttcattttcatagaACGAAAAACTTCAGACCACGATCCCACTAAGTCAGCAGCACAAGGTGTAGGGATGTATCCACCTATACCTCCATCATTTGGAATGGGAAGGTTTCCGGGACAACCGATTTATCCACCTATGTCCAATGTGGTTCATGCATCCGAAAATGTGTCACCAGTGCCATATGTACAAGGAGTTCCCTTCGAGTTAGCACCGCAACTTAGCACAAAATGTGAATTTGAAGTAACACAATTGCAAGTTGATAGCATTTTAGCACTGTTGACTCGCCAAATGTCTGTGGACGAAAACGAGGAATATAATTTTGCGCTGGAACGATcaatacaaaatgaatgttaGCGTTGAGAAAGGTTTATCTAAACGATTTAAATAGTTATAAGAAAATTaacgaatgaataaatttagtacattatTAAAACATCAACTTTGTTTTCGTAATCGATTTGacgcacatacataaatatattcctcACCATATATGTACGAcatatttattagatttattatgtttatattctaaagaaatgttTATCTGAGGTACTTCAAATATATTACACTATTATTACAGATCTATGaaatagtataaaaattcataaaactgAATAGCTATCATAACAATTTTCCAGTAAAACTCTTATTGGGTacttaaataaatgtgtatCAGCTGATTGTGACATTTGTGGCCTTgaatggaaataaatatatatttgtgtattcaTTCATCCAAtcgtaatttaaacaaaaacaattttacttgCAGTGGTTAGTATTCGACTCTGGTTGTTCGCTCTtaccattttgaaaaattactcACCCTTCCCATAAAGTGTTAACAAAGTGTATCGTCGTATTgacgcaatttattaatttcaaggTACACATGAATTACTTTGAATAGcgtaattattttgttatatgaATTAATCGCTGTTATAATTATTTAGAAAGATGGAGTCTAGTTCTAATACACCAGGTAATATTTCCAAGGCGGGACCTGATCTGCAACAGCTGCCACAACAACAGCCGTTATATGTTGAAACTTATTCGGTGTATGTGGTGACATGGAATGTTGGCAGTCGTTTTCCCGACAATATCTCCTTGCGTTCACTTTTGGGTCTTCAAGGTGTTGATGAGCAGAATCCACAAGATTTGCCCGACATTTACGCTATTGGTTTGCAGGAAGTTAATGttgaaccacaacaacaaatgcttgGCCTATTTAAGGAAGATCCTTGGACgcacaaaataaagaaattactcCGTGACTACGATTATGTGGTAATTAAAACAGAACAAATGCAAGGGTTATTGCTTTCGCTGTTTGTTCGCCGAGTTCATGTGAAACATATGCGTGATATTGAACCTGAATTTACCCGTACCGGTTTTGGTGGTATGTGGGGGAATAAAGGTGCTGTTAGCATACGTTTCTCTTTGTATGGTTGCGCAATAACATTTGTAGTCGCACATTTGGCTGCCCATGATAAGCATTTAGATGAGCGCATCGAGGACTATGAGCAAATAATGGAAAACCATCACTATCATGTACCGCATTATCGTGAAATCTATGATCACGATTATGTTTTTTGGTTCGGTGATTTAAATTTCCGATTGATGGGCGAAGATAGTCCTGCTGATGTTTTAGCTGCTATTAAAAATGAGAAACTATCTGAACTTATTGAGCGTGACCAATTGCTGCACGTGCGTACTAAATTACATAAAGCATTTCACTTAATGCACGAGCGGCTACCAGCTTTTCCGccaacatttaaatttcatgaaGGAACTTCAAATTATGATTTAAAACGACGCCCTGCTTGGACCGATCGCATATTATATGCTCTTCAACCACTCAATAAACGCCCTGACGAGAGGCTAGC
This genomic interval carries:
- the LOC105217852 gene encoding PHD finger protein 12, which translates into the protein MSKVEVDPNLPIMEQIKILIKPPPSEEEKITLRPVNTKHPYYKRPGRGHNHDLCDACEEGGDLLCCDRCPSSFHLQCHDPPLTEEDIPSGQWLCHNCRMTLKPTSSSKSSSVERNAAGAVTASRTDSSRPSTPSIDAEATPFKFRNLRKRSSSRASFCSDLSNTEKYLSKLPVGIQRALDPNKKPTPLDELIKAASILNPKQFELPRELEIHSQFPGNDKVEPIRKNGNGNKKPSNIRRNSKPYELDSQGMVPLPAKTCFYCRKSCKKAPLVACDYCPLYFHQDCLNPPMTALPTGLWMCPNHVENFIDNHLVNSISATERIRLWDKFAQPFDHESVKMEFFRRVHMRNPPFRIKVPIKARETIEIPPMVKYHYENPPPLLPSLRETLRYDIVKRRKCLPSSPEIISKETVAESVFKDLEALQSAKAKFREIQKELGQVADLSSSEEEDNTVTENEDKKDQDVETKTDNDITDKGKVEEDDKINKFKSNKKRSKRGECTKNSLTDVQIKSEEEVKIDNDTEKFTENQTQQQQEVDKIKSEDEEETDDETKYIADIDAELRYLDVDLIKKLAFQRVQQLVQEHPEIVVQYQNRTAAKRIRELSQIDPPQVLPSQILSPEDVRRLSIMFTGETSSILAQHQTDSDNDLPQLHPALATAAAIVAADEEEQKYKPRIRTDGEKAYEIATRLELKLLRCKVRARAVLTPLGDILEDNRWFSNVELHSSFFMRYRNMHIGSGQTSVDVNLSIIGYCCRISPKHATIFYDDFTKTFELINYSEHGTEVNGQLYSCDFTDYGPTPAKKLKNEDIELQKRVQEILDKRRGIQRQHYIVDRNSRMAPPMKPECKCTFVQEPPMLAGAWEGTAILTHGTLIRFGCLSFVFSIPELGSSNGQG
- the LOC105217853 gene encoding DNL-type zinc finger protein, producing MNALRNLFSSRTLNSVRQHGQNVLFNIAQPVDGAPAVAPIADFDEGVDKGSRQPLKIPKSILDATTFNGKKFGETAAHSSGSISPTTLKRLRCMERKVELVYRCKLCNTRNSKLVSEAAYRSGVVILQCDGCSVNHLIADHSGWFAKTKGKSFDQVLAEKGDRVKVIKVNEKGELI
- the LOC105217851 gene encoding uncharacterized protein LOC105217851, whose amino-acid sequence is MLSFFSKKRQDTDSSAEEAIQGPTDSTQANEGGDDFIFIERKTSDHDPTKSAAQGVGMYPPIPPSFGMGRFPGQPIYPPMSNVVHASENVSPVPYVQGVPFELAPQLSTKCEFEVTQLQVDSILALLTRQMSVDENEEYNFALERSIQNEC
- the LOC105217850 gene encoding inositol polyphosphate 5-phosphatase K, with protein sequence MESSSNTPGNISKAGPDLQQLPQQQPLYVETYSVYVVTWNVGSRFPDNISLRSLLGLQGVDEQNPQDLPDIYAIGLQEVNVEPQQQMLGLFKEDPWTHKIKKLLRDYDYVVIKTEQMQGLLLSLFVRRVHVKHMRDIEPEFTRTGFGGMWGNKGAVSIRFSLYGCAITFVVAHLAAHDKHLDERIEDYEQIMENHHYHVPHYREIYDHDYVFWFGDLNFRLMGEDSPADVLAAIKNEKLSELIERDQLLHVRTKLHKAFHLMHERLPAFPPTFKFHEGTSNYDLKRRPAWTDRILYALQPLNKRPDERLAIEQRSYKSFPAYNISDHKPVSSEFSVKLYPNYRAPCVNFKDIAEWQIGEENTVEYVKPNDFEERKHDWIGVYRENFASLNEYIGYEYVNQAESPPSSPDSPVDPFFDTPGPQRSRHHQHRNRERLRRQQLQDEEDIRLDFSDDINMRDGERYLLIYFQNTGMRGVTSVAGMSNIFLAVMPRGNAN